The Nocardioides houyundeii genome includes the window GGCGGCCAGGTCGAACCCGTCGCCCACCTCGACCCCCTTGATGGCCTGGATCCCCATCAGGGCGCCGGCGAGCCTGGCGTCCAGGCGACGGTCCCAGTGCACGTGCGAGCCCAGGCCCGGCGGCAGCCCGTGAACGACGACCTCGACGACGCCGCCGAGGGTGTCCCCGTCCTTGTGCGCTTGGTCGATGGCGGAGACCATGGCGACCGAGGCGTCGGGGTCCAGGCAGCGGACCGGGTCCTCGTCCAGGCGCGCCAGGTCTGAAGGCTGCGGGATCGAGCCCGCCGGGGCGGCCACACCGCCGAGCTCGACGACGTGGGAGAGGACCTCCACGTCGACGGCCTGGCGCAGGAAGTTCATCGCCACTCGGCCCAGGGCCACCCGGGCCGCGGTCTCGCGCGCCGAGGCGCGCTCCAGGATCGGCCGGGACTCGTCGAAGTCGTACTTCTGCATGCCCACGAGGTCGGCGTGGCCCGGGCGGGGCCGGGTCAGGGCGGCGTTGCGGGCGAGCACGTCGAGCTCGGCGGGGTCCACGGGGTCCGCGGACATCACCTTCTCCCACTTGGGCCACTCGCTGTTGCCCACCTCGATGGCCACCGGGCCGCCGAGCGTCTCACCGTGCCGGACGCCGCCGAGCACGCGCACCGCGTCAGCCTCGAACTTCATCCGGGCGCCCCGGCCATAGCCGAGACGACGACGGGCAAGGGAGTCGGCGATGTCCTCGGTAGTGACCCGCACGCGGGCGGGCATACCTTCGAGGATCGCGACCAGAGAGGGACCGTGGGACTCGCCCGCAGTGAGCCAACGCAGCATGGGCGCAGTCTTTCACGCCACCTGCGCGGTCTCGCTCACGCTCCGCCCCCGGCGAGATGGGACCAGGTCCAGGGACCGACCAGGACGCCCAGGAACGCCCCGATCACCAGGAACGGACCGAAGGGCACGCCCTTGCGGTCCGCCAGGCGCAGCAGCGCCAGCAGTGCACCCCCGATCCCGCCCACCAGGAAGGCCGAGTAGAGGCCCGCGACCAGCTCGCCCCAGCCGAGATAGCCCAGGGCGATGCCGAGGACTCCCGACAGGCGCACGTCGCCGAACCCCAGGCCGCGGGGATGGATGAACCACAGCACGAAGAAGCAGGCCAGGGCGACGAGGCCACCGAGCCCGGCGCGCAGCAGGGCGTCGAGGTCCCCGGAGAGCACGCCGGCGGCCACCGCGAGCACCCCCAGGACCCAGTACGTACGACGGATCACCCAGGTGGGCAGGAGCCGGGTGCGCCAGTCCACCACGGCGAGGGCGATCAGCACCGGCGTCAACGGCAGCCACAGCAGCAGGGACCAGTCCCAGCCGAGCACGGCGCCGACCAGGGCGCCGGCGGCCACCGAGGCCACCGGGACGCCGACGCGGATCCCCCGGCCGGCAGCGATGTCGACGTAGAGCGCCTTCGGCGCAGCCTCCGCGACCGGCGCAGCCTCGTCGGCGGTCGCAAGCACCTCGGTCGGCGTCGCGCCCTCGCCCGTCGTCGCAACCTCGAGCGGCGTCGGGTCCTCGAGCGGCGTCGGGTCCTCGAGCGGCGTCGGATCCGGGGCAGGCTCCGGTACCCGGCGCACCACGAGTGGCATCAGCAGGCCGCCCGCTCCGGCGGCCAGGGCACCCAGGACAGCGGAACCGATCACCGAGCGCCACGCTCGCTGAGCGCCCTCTCCCCCGCCGCACGCATCACCGCGAGCGGCGCCGGAAGCCCGGTGAACAGGGTGAACTGCAGCGCAGCCTGGTGGACGAGCAGGTCTAGACCGGAGACGACCACGCCCTCGGCCGCGGCCGCCAGCGGTGTGGGCCACGGGTCGTAGAGGACGTCGAACAGGCACGGGGCCGCGGCGAGCGCCGAGACCAGGGCCGCGCCCTGGGCCACGGCCGGGATGGTGGAGACCACGATGTCGGCGGCTCCCAGCGCCGGCTCCGCCAGGGACTCGACCAGGGACTCGACCCGCACCTCGGGCCGCGACGGGTGGGCTGCCAGGGCGGCTCGGGTCTCCGCGGCGCGGTCCGCTGAGCGCACGAGCAGCGTGAACGAGGTGACGCCCAGCTCGCACAGCGCCAGCCCTACCGAGGTGGCGGTGGCTCCGCCCCCGAGCACCACCGCCGCACCCAGGGGTCGGTCGGTGCGTTCGCCGATCGCGGCGACCGCCCCGGGAGGTCGGTGTTGTGACCGTGCAGCCCATCGTCGAGCACCAGCGTGTTCACCGCGCCGCTCACCGTGGCGTGCGGCGTCACGTCGTCGACCAGCGTCATCGCCTCGCGCTTGAGCGGCATGGTCAGCGACAGGCCGCGCCAGGTGGGGTCAAGGCCGGCCAGGAACTCGGGGAGCCCGCCGGCGGGCACCCGGTGGGCGTCGTAGGTCCAGTCCAGCCCCACCGCGGCGTACCCCGCCCGGTGCAGCACCGGAGAGAGCGAGTGCTCGATGGGGTCGCCGAGGACCCCGCACCGACGGGTGGGCTCGGCCATGCTCAGCAGGCGTCCGAGGTCTCGCAGTAGGCCTGGTACTCGGCCTTGAACTCCAGGAACTCGCTGTAGTCCTCCGCGAACTTGGTCTCCCCGGTCGCCAGGTCGACGGTGACGTAGTAGTACCAGGGCCCGTCCGCGGGGTTCGCTGCGGCCTTGATGGCGTCGTCGCCGGGCGCCTCGATGGGCGTCGGCGGCAGCCCCGGGTAGAGCCGGGTGTTGTAGGGCGTGTCCACTGCGAGCTCGTCCGCGCTGAGTGCGGTGGTCCCGGACTTGCCGATTCCGTAGGCGTTGGCGGCGTCGATCTGCAGCAGGCCGTTGGTGCCGCCCTTGTCGCCAGGACCGTCGAGGCGGTTGTAGATCACCCGCGCCACCTTGGCCATGTCGTCTCCGCGCCCCTCGGCCTCGACCAGGGAGGCGATGACCATCAGCTCGGCCGGGGTCCGGCCCAGCGCCGCAGCCCTGCTCTCCAGGCCGGCCTCGTCGGCCGCCTGCCGCCACCTGGCCACCATCGCGGCGAGGATGTCGGCGGGCTTGTCCTTGGGGCCCAGCTCGTACGTCGCGGGGAACAGGTAGCCCTCCGGGTTTCCCTCGGCGTAGTCGGGGAGCCCCAGCGCCGCGGTGTCCGCGAGAGCCTTCTCGTAGCGCCCCCGGTTGAACTTGGTCTTCTCCACCAGGATGTCCACGATGTCGACGACGCGCAGGCCCTCGGGGATCGTCACCGTGTTGCGGACCTGGTTGGCGGGGTCCATCAGGATGTCGAGCGCGTCGACGGCGCGCATCTCCTTGGCGAGCTCGTAGGTGCCCGCCTGGATGGTGCTGGAGTTCGGGTCCGCGGAGGCGGCGTCGATGAAGGCCTGCACCGAGGCGACGACCTTCTCCTTCTTCAGGCCGCGGCCCATCGCGGCCACCGTGTCGCCCTGCTCGACCTGGAAGGTCACCGTGCCGGTGCCCGGACCGGGATAGTCCTCCACGGAGCCGAACTGGTCGGAGACGAAATCCACGCCCTTGGTGACCGCCACGTAGAAGCCGCCCGCCAGCACCGCAAGGGCGAGGAGCACGGCCAGGCACCCGGCCGGGCCACGGCGTTTCTTGCGCGCTCCGCCCACCGATCGCGGGGCCTCGTCCTGGGGGGGCAGGACGGGGCTCTCGTCCTCATGCATCGTTGACCTCGACGATCTCTCCGGGCGCGATACCGGAGCTTCGCTCCGTGTCCAGCGCGTGTTGCAGGATGACGACGGCTGCGGCCTGGTCGACCACCGCTCGTCGGTTGCTGCCCTTGCGCCCCCGGTCACGGAGCATCGCCTCTGCCGTGACCGTGGTCAAGCGCTCGTCGCAGAGTCTCACGACCACCGGGGCGACCTTGCGCGCCAGGCCGGCCGCGAACTCCCGGGCCTTCGCAGCCGCCGGTCCCTCCGCACCGGACAGCGAGCGCGGCAGGCCGACGACGATCTCGACGGCCTCCTCCTCAGCCACGATCCGGGCGATCCGGCGCAGGTCTCCGCGTCCGCGGGGCACGGTCTCCACCGGGGTGGCCAGGAACCCTGACGGGTCGCTGCGTGCCACCCCGATGCGCGCGTCACCGGGGTCGATGCCGAGCCGTACGCCGTGCCGCACGTCAGCGGCCAGCCAGGGCGCTGGCCACGGCGCCCGGGACTGCGGCGACGGCCGCGTCCACACCGGAGGCGTCGGTGCCGCCGCCCTGGGCGAGGTCGGGCTTGCCGCCGCCCTTGCCGCCCACCAGGGGGCCGACGGCGCGGACCAGGTCGTTGGCCGAGAGGCCCTGGGCCCGCGCGGCCTCGTTGGTCGCCGCCACGACCGAGACCTTGCCGCCGTCGACGCCGATCAGCACCACGACACCGGCCCGGGCCGGGTCAAGCCGGCCGCGGACGTCGGTGGCCAGGGTGCGCACGTCGCCGGAACCGGCACCGGGCAGCGCCTGGGCGACCACCGCCACGCCGGACACGTCGGTAGCGCCCTCCGCGATCGCCGTACCGCCGGCGAGCAGCTGGCCCAGGCGGACCTTGTCCAGCTCCTTCTCGGTGCTGCGGAGCCGCTCCACCATGTCCTGGACCCGCGACACCAGGTCGTCGGGCTGGGTCTTGAGCACCCCGGTGAGCTGCTGCACCACGTCACGCTCGCGCGCCAGGTAGGCGAAGCCCTCGATCCCGGTGAACGCCTCGATCCGCCGGTTGCCCGACCCGACCGAGGACTCCCCGGTCACCACCAGGGTGCCGATCTGGGAGGAGTGGTCGACGTGGGTGCCGCCGCACAGCTCGCGGGACCACGGTCCGCCGATCTCCACGACGCGGACCAGCTCGGCGTCGTAGGTCTCGCCGAAGAGCGCAATGGCGCCCCACTCCTTGGCCTCGGCCAAGGTCATGTACTGCGCCGCGACCGCGAGGTCCTGGCGCAGGGCCTGGTTGGAGACGGTCTCGATGTCGCGCACCTGCTCGGGCGAGAGGCCGGAGCCCCAGCCGAAGTCGAGACGGAGATAGCCGGGACGGTTGTAGGAGCCGGACTGCAGCGCCGAGGGGCCGAGCACCTCGCGCAGCGCGGCGTGCACCACGTGGGTCCCGGAGTGCGCCTGCCGCGCGCCCAGGCGCCACTGCGGGTCCACCTGGGCGTGCAGCACCTTGGTCGCTGCGTCCACTTCGCCCTCGAGCACCCGCACCTGGTGCACCACCAGCCCGCGCACCGGGCGCTGCACGTCGAGAACCTCCAGCACGCCGCCGGCGTACTCGATCCGCCCGGCGTCGGCCGCCTGGCCCCCGGACTCGGCGTAGAACGGGGTGCGGTCCAGGACGATCTCGCCCACCTCGCCGGCCTCGAGCCGGTCCACGGCGCGTCCCTCACGCAGCAGGGCCAGTGGCGCGGACTCGGTCTCCAGCCGCTCGTAGGCCAACCACTGTGTCGGTCCGTGCTCGTCGAGGATGGCGCGGTAGGCCGAGGTGTCGGCGTGCTGGCCCTTCTTGGCGCGAGCATCCGCCTTGGCCCGCTCCCGCTGCTCGGCCATCAGGCCACGGAAGCCGGCCTCGTCGACCGCCAGCCCCTGCTCGGCGGCCATCTCCAGGGTGAGGTCGATGGGGAACCCGTAGGTGTCGTGCAGTGCGAAGGCCTGGTCGCCGGGGAGCACCGCGGCGCCGCTGGTCTTGACCTCGTGCGCGGCCAGGTCAAAGATCTGGGTGCCCGCCTGGAGGGTCTTGCGGAAGGCCTCCTCCTCGGCGAAGGCCACCCGGGAGATCCGCTGCCAGTCCGAGTGCAGGTCGGCGTAGGTCTCGCCCATCTTGTCCCGGCTGACCGGGAACAGCTCGGGCAGTGCGGGGTCCTCGTAGCCCAGCAGTCGCATGGAGCGCACCGCGCGCCGCAGCAGCCGGCGCAGCACGTAGCCCCGGGCCTCGTTGCCGGCGGTGACCCCGTCACCGATCAGCATCATCGAGCTGCGGATGTGGTCTGCCACCACCCGGAACCGCACGTCGTCGACCGGGTCCGCCCCGTAGCGGCGACCGGTGAGCTCCTCGGCCCGCTGGATCACCGGGAACATGACGTCGATCTCGTACATGTTCTCCTTGCCCTGGAGCAGGAAGGCGACACGCTCCAGGCCCATGCCGGTGTCGATGTTGCGCTTGGGCAGGCTGCCGGCGACGTCGAAGTCCTCCTTGGACCGCACGGCGCTCAGCTCGTCCTGCATGAAGACCAGGTTCCAGATCTCCAGGTAGCGGTCCTCGAGCTTGGTGGGCATCTCGGTGCGGGTGGTGGTGCCGAACTCACCGTCGGGGCCGTAGGCCGGGCCGCGGTCGTAGAGGATCTCCGAGCACGGACCACCGGGACCGGGGACGCCCATCGACCAGTAGTTCTCCTTGCGCCCCAGCTTGACGATGCGCTCCTCGGGCAGGCCGGTGACCTTCATCCACAGCGCGAGCGCCTCGTCGTCGCCCTGCAGGATCGAGGGCCACAGGCGGCTCTCCTCCAGGCCGAACCCGCCGTCGGCCTGGCTCTTGGTGACCAGCTCCCAGGCCAGGGAGATGGCGCCCTCCTTGAAGTAGTCGCCGAAGGAGAAGTTGCCGCACATCTCGAAGAACGTCCCGTGCCGGGTGGTCTTGCCGACGTCCTCGATGTCCGGGGTGCGCACGCACTTCTGGATGCTGGTCGCGCGGGAGTACGGCGGCGTCTCCTGGCCCAGGAAGTACGGCTTGAAGGGCACCATGCCAGCGTTGACGAAGAGCAGGTTGGGGTCGTCCAGCAGCAGCGACGCCGACGGCACCGCGGTGTGCGGGCCGTAGGAGGACCCGGCCTCGAAGTGCGCGAGGAAGCGGCGGCGGATCTCGGCGGTGTCCATCAGTCAGTGTCTTTCGTGTGGTCGGGCGGAAGGTGCAGGCTGGGTGGCGTCCCGGGGGCGGACGCGGTGAGCTGTGGCGTGGAGTCGGGCACCAGGCCGAAGCGCTCGCGCAGCTGCGTCTCGCGCTCCTGCTGGCCGGCACGGACCTCCTCGCGGAACAGCCGGGCACCGGCTCCCACTCCGCGCATCCGGTCCCGGAGGCCGTCGACGCTCAGGCTCTCGGCGGCGCGACGGACCCGGGTGACGGCGTAGGCCCCGGCCCCCGCGCCGGCCACGAACCACAGGCTCCGGCTCATGCCACGTCTCCCGGCTCGCGCGCGTAGTACTGACGCAGGGCCTCCTTGACGTCGGCCTTGCGGCGTCGCCCGGCGCGCCGGGTCTCGCGGCGCACCTCGAACCGGATCCGGTTGCGCTGCTCCGGTGCCAGCGCCCGGCGTACGCCGTGGGCCAAGGAGGCCACCTTGACCACGCCCTCGCGCAGCACGATGTCGGCGAAGAGCCGTCCCTCGATCCGGGTCGGGACCGGTGCGGGCTCGGGGGCCCGGGAGCGCCCCCGACCTCGGTGATCACGAACTCGCGAGGCTGCTCGCCGGTCGGCGCGGCCGGGTCCGAGCGCTCCAGCAGCTCCAGCCTGGCGCGCAGCTCCTGCTGCTCGCGGAGCGCGGCAGCGAGCGCCGTGCGGGTGCTGGTCCGCAGGCGCACCAGCGTCAGGACCAGCGCGCAGACGACCAGGGCCGCAGCGCCGATCACCGCAGGGACCATCGGTTCGCTCACAGAGGGGAACCCTACCTGCCCCTCGACTGGCCCCGGACGAG containing:
- the alaS gene encoding alanine--tRNA ligase; protein product: MDTAEIRRRFLAHFEAGSSYGPHTAVPSASLLLDDPNLLFVNAGMVPFKPYFLGQETPPYSRATSIQKCVRTPDIEDVGKTTRHGTFFEMCGNFSFGDYFKEGAISLAWELVTKSQADGGFGLEESRLWPSILQGDDEALALWMKVTGLPEERIVKLGRKENYWSMGVPGPGGPCSEILYDRGPAYGPDGEFGTTTRTEMPTKLEDRYLEIWNLVFMQDELSAVRSKEDFDVAGSLPKRNIDTGMGLERVAFLLQGKENMYEIDVMFPVIQRAEELTGRRYGADPVDDVRFRVVADHIRSSMMLIGDGVTAGNEARGYVLRRLLRRAVRSMRLLGYEDPALPELFPVSRDKMGETYADLHSDWQRISRVAFAEEEAFRKTLQAGTQIFDLAAHEVKTSGAAVLPGDQAFALHDTYGFPIDLTLEMAAEQGLAVDEAGFRGLMAEQRERAKADARAKKGQHADTSAYRAILDEHGPTQWLAYERLETESAPLALLREGRAVDRLEAGEVGEIVLDRTPFYAESGGQAADAGRIEYAGGVLEVLDVQRPVRGLVVHQVRVLEGEVDAATKVLHAQVDPQWRLGARQAHSGTHVVHAALREVLGPSALQSGSYNRPGYLRLDFGWGSGLSPEQVRDIETVSNQALRQDLAVAAQYMTLAEAKEWGAIALFGETYDAELVRVVEIGGPWSRELCGGTHVDHSSQIGTLVVTGESSVGSGNRRIEAFTGIEGFAYLARERDVVQQLTGVLKTQPDDLVSRVQDMVERLRSTEKELDKVRLGQLLAGGTAIAEGATDVSGVAVVAQALPGAGSGDVRTLATDVRGRLDPARAGVVVLIGVDGGKVSVVAATNEAARAQGLSANDLVRAVGPLVGGKGGGKPDLAQGGGTDASGVDAAVAAVPGAVASALAGR
- a CDS encoding prepilin peptidase; translated protein: MIGSAVLGALAAGAGGLLMPLVVRRVPEPAPDPTPLEDPTPLEDPTPLEVATTGEGATPTEVLATADEAAPVAEAAPKALYVDIAAGRGIRVGVPVASVAAGALVGAVLGWDWSLLLWLPLTPVLIALAVVDWRTRLLPTWVIRRTYWVLGVLAVAAGVLSGDLDALLRAGLGGLVALACFFVLWFIHPRGLGFGDVRLSGVLGIALGYLGWGELVAGLYSAFLVGGIGGALLALLRLADRKGVPFGPFLVIGAFLGVLVGPWTWSHLAGGGA
- a CDS encoding shikimate dehydrogenase family protein yields the protein MAEPTRRCGVLGDPIEHSLSPVLHRAGYAAVGLDWTYDAHRVPAGGLPEFLAGLDPTWRGLSLTMPLKREAMTLVDDVTPHATVSGAVNTLVLDDGLHGHNTDLPGRSPRSANAPTDPWVRRWCSGAEPPPPR
- the aroC gene encoding chorismate synthase, which gives rise to MLRWLTAGESHGPSLVAILEGMPARVRVTTEDIADSLARRRLGYGRGARMKFEADAVRVLGGVRHGETLGGPVAIEVGNSEWPKWEKVMSADPVDPAELDVLARNAALTRPRPGHADLVGMQKYDFDESRPILERASARETAARVALGRVAMNFLRQAVDVEVLSHVVELGGVAAPAGSIPQPSDLARLDEDPVRCLDPDASVAMVSAIDQAHKDGDTLGGVVEVVVHGLPPGLGSHVHWDRRLDARLAGALMGIQAIKGVEVGDGFDLAATPGSLAHDEIVQTPEGLRRTSGRSGGTEGGMSTGEILRVRAAMKPIATVPRALRTVDVRTGEAAVAHHQRSDVCAVPAAGIVAEAMVALVLADAVLEKFGGDSVRETRRNAESYLDTLRFR
- the mltG gene encoding endolytic transglycosylase MltG, with amino-acid sequence MHEDESPVLPPQDEAPRSVGGARKKRRGPAGCLAVLLALAVLAGGFYVAVTKGVDFVSDQFGSVEDYPGPGTGTVTFQVEQGDTVAAMGRGLKKEKVVASVQAFIDAASADPNSSTIQAGTYELAKEMRAVDALDILMDPANQVRNTVTIPEGLRVVDIVDILVEKTKFNRGRYEKALADTAALGLPDYAEGNPEGYLFPATYELGPKDKPADILAAMVARWRQAADEAGLESRAAALGRTPAELMVIASLVEAEGRGDDMAKVARVIYNRLDGPGDKGGTNGLLQIDAANAYGIGKSGTTALSADELAVDTPYNTRLYPGLPPTPIEAPGDDAIKAAANPADGPWYYYVTVDLATGETKFAEDYSEFLEFKAEYQAYCETSDAC
- the ruvX gene encoding Holliday junction resolvase RuvX translates to MRHGVRLGIDPGDARIGVARSDPSGFLATPVETVPRGRGDLRRIARIVAEEEAVEIVVGLPRSLSGAEGPAAAKAREFAAGLARKVAPVVVRLCDERLTTVTAEAMLRDRGRKGSNRRAVVDQAAAVVILQHALDTERSSGIAPGEIVEVNDA
- a CDS encoding DUF6167 family protein, translating into MSRSLWFVAGAGAGAYAVTRVRRAAESLSVDGLRDRMRGVGAGARLFREEVRAGQQERETQLRERFGLVPDSTPQLTASAPGTPPSLHLPPDHTKDTD